DNA sequence from the Methylacidiphilum kamchatkense Kam1 genome:
CTTTTATGAATTTTCAATATATTCCCAATCCTTATGACAATCCTTATCAAGTTTTAGGATTTGATAATTTTCTCCCAACGATTACCCCCCCTGTGATTAATCTCATGAATTATCCTTCGATTGATTCCCTTTTTGGTATGACGTATCTGAGGAGCGGAATACGGCAAAGGATTCAGACAAAAAGAGATGGGAGTACATATAATCTAGCTGAATTTACTGCCTTTGTTGATGCGAATTGGGATAGAAAATACAATCAGCTACTCATTCCCATGAGTGATACGGTAGACGAAGTCTATGGAGTAGTGGATATTAATCCTGTACCTTGGTTTAATTTGCATTCAGATATCGCATTACCTACAGCTGATTTAGGATACACCAACTGGACGACAGCCGTAACCTATCAATTTCATAGAGCCAATGATCTGACTCTTGGCTATTCCTATTTGAATAATGTGGAAGTTCCAGTGAGCTTTCTGACAATACCTCTTACCGCTACATTCCCTGCTGTGGGTCCCACTGGTGCTTTGAGCTTAAACGGATCGTTGCTAAATGCCTATCAACAGGCTTTTATTGGGCAGCAAAACACCGTTTTCATTTCTGATTTTTGGCGGATCAACAAAGACTGGCAGGTCATGGGTATGTTAACCTATCAAGGAACAGGAGGATATATTCCGTTTGAAAATTTCACCATTTATAGAGATCTCCAAGATTGGGTTTTTTCCTTTAACTTTCAAAACATCATGTTTCCTGGAAGCCCTTCCATTCAGATGTACTACATTGCTTTAACACTCAAAGCGTTCCCATCCCTGAAGGTAGATTATGGTTGGGGAAGTGGAATGTAATCCTTGTGGGAAACCTAGATATGGACTCTGCTATATAAGAAAGAAATATTCCATTCTTTTAATGGCTGCAATCTACTCTTTTCACTCGCAAAGGTCAGATTTTTTTAAATGCCGATCTAATTCTCCAATCTAATATCATCTGAGCCATTCCGGCCAAGCTGAGAAAACGTTAAGGATTGTAGCAGAGTTTGCATGTTATCTTTTCAGCCAGCAAAACTTGAAGCTAAAAAAAGCGAAATTATCCTCTAACGTTATTGCCATGGAAGACAAAATGGTAGCCTCCCTATTGAAGGATAGCTATGGAATGAGTCCTTTTCATGCAAACTCTAGCTTTCCTGGCTGGTAGCCTCATTCCCTTTATGGACTAAAAAAGAATTGTCAGAAAATGGAGTTGGAATTCCATCGATACTTTTAGCATTTTTTTCTTTCCAGTACGTACGGATTCCATTGTCTCCCTTTTTCCTTGCCCATTGGATAAGGCTATCCCTATTTCCTTTAAATTGAAAAAGAGGAACACCAAATCCACAGGAAGTGGTCACAAGATCAATATCGACTTGAATGATTTGTCTGGAGCCTGGAAAGGAGGGAAAAAGAATAAGAAATTCTTCCCACTGAGCTTCCCACGGATGAATTACTGTTCCTTTGCCGTAAAGCCTCAAAATGAGAGGCTTACCTTCAAAAGAACAAAACATAAGGGTTATTCTTCCATCGGTGGTAAGATGAGCAGTGGTTTCGTTACCACTCCCAGTCAGGTTGAGCCAAAGAATCTTTTTAGGACTAATAATTCGAAGCGTATCTAATCCTTTGGGAGAAATGTTAATTCGGCTGGTAGCAGTGGCTGTAGCTACAAAGAAAATTTTTTGGTTTACAATAAAATCTTTTAATTCGGCAGTGATTTCTTTGTAACTTTTACCCATGATCCCTATACATTATGGCAGCGGATATTCCTTGTCGAGCTCAAGGTTTAATTTCAGGACATTGACATTTTTTTCACCAAAAACATTAGCAAGAGGATTTTGAGTATTTTTCAAAATAAGATTCTCTATAGCTTTTATATCCACTTTTCTTACTTTAGCTACTCTTGGAGCTTGCAGAAGAGCATTTTTGAGGCTGATGTGCGGATCGAGCCCACTTCCAGAGGAGCAGACTGCATCAGCAGGGATAAGGCTTGAGGAGGCAATACCATTTTCTTTTCTATAGTGATCGGCTCTTTTTTTTATCGTTTCAATAAAGTCCGATGAAGAAGGAGCAAGGTTACTGCCTCCAGAGTTGAGTCCATCGTAGTTGGAAACAGAAGGTCTCGAATGAAAATATCTTGGAGAATCAAAATTCTGTCCTATGAGCAAAGAGCCACGCACATGACCTTTCGAATCAATGATTAGGCTGCCTTCTGACTGATAAGGAAAAAAGAGTTTTCCCAAAATATATACCGTAAAGGGGTAAATGCCAGAAAGAATAAGTAGCAA
Encoded proteins:
- a CDS encoding pyridoxamine 5'-phosphate oxidase family protein, with the protein product MGKSYKEITAELKDFIVNQKIFFVATATATSRINISPKGLDTLRIISPKKILWLNLTGSGNETTAHLTTDGRITLMFCSFEGKPLILRLYGKGTVIHPWEAQWEEFLILFPSFPGSRQIIQVDIDLVTTSCGFGVPLFQFKGNRDSLIQWARKKGDNGIRTYWKEKNAKSIDGIPTPFSDNSFLVHKGNEATSQES
- the kdpC gene encoding K(+)-transporting ATPase subunit C gives rise to the protein MKLFHSLVLSVKLTLLLLLILSGIYPFTVYILGKLFFPYQSEGSLIIDSKGHVRGSLLIGQNFDSPRYFHSRPSVSNYDGLNSGGSNLAPSSSDFIETIKKRADHYRKENGIASSSLIPADAVCSSGSGLDPHISLKNALLQAPRVAKVRKVDIKAIENLILKNTQNPLANVFGEKNVNVLKLNLELDKEYPLP